The genomic region TCTCGAAATAGCCATTGGGACTGCATCTCGTCCTCGTCAGGTGCAATACCACACTTCCATCTACTTTCTTGCCTGCTATATCTCATCGCCTGCCGCAGTCCCCAGAGCCTTCCGGTCGTCTCCATCGGGTCAGATTCTGGAAGAGTAAACACACTCGCTACAACTCTCTCCACATTCGCTATGGATCGCCTTCTGCTTTAGCCGTGCGAAGAACAGTCACTCGACAGAGCATAGATATACCTCACACTCGCTTCAGAGCATCACTCTAGCATACAGCCACCACAGCCAAGCCTCAGCAAAGGGACCTTCCAACATCCTGGACCGCCTGCACAGCCTGCACGGCCGTCCACCGCTGAGAAGACTCCATCTGGTACACGTGAGGACGGACGAGTGGCCTTGGTGAAGCAGTGTCTCGAATAGGACAGGCCTACTAGCATCCGGTCTCACACACTCACACGAAAAGTACACGCACCCGCCATGGCTGGACAAGGCACCGGTCCCTCACGGCGCAGTCACACGAAGAGCCGTAAAGGCTGCAAGACTTGCAAACGGCGGCACATTCGCTGTGATGAGACCTTCCCTCAATGGTATGTACAGAAAAGTCATGGAAGGTGTAAGGAAATTGGTGATCTGACGTGTGGTAGTCGAAATTGCACCAAGCATCAAGTACGATGCGACTATATGGAGACGATAAACACAGATGCTGAGAGCCAGTCGAGTCCAGAGCAGTCTTCCCTCGTGTTTACCCCCGGGACCGAGAGCAGAATCGACCTCTGGCAGCAGACGGGCAGTTTTCCTTATCCTAGCCTGCAGGTCTTCCCTCCACCGCAGACGCATGAGTACTCAAAGACCGAGCTCCGCTTGATTCACCACCTCTCTACTATCTCGAACGATCTCTTGCTCAAGAGCACCTCGAACCTCACAATATGGACGCAGAAGATCCCTAAGTTCCTAAGCATAGCATCTTCTTACCCCTATGTCATGCATGCTCTCCTGTCATTTTCTGCGAACCATTTGGCTTGGAGCCAGTCATCAAACGAGACGCGGAACTTACATATACATCATGGAACGATCGCACTTCGCGGCCTACATGAAGCAATCGGCAACTTCTCACACGCCAATGTCGATGCAGTACTGGCAGCCTCGCTACTGCTTCTTTGGCAGGCGACTGACTGGTGAGTGCACTTTACTGACTGCGAAGCATGTCCGATACTGACAAGTTGTAGGCGAAGCTGGTCCTCACTGCGCGCAGGAATCCAGTCGGTCCTGTCTGCAATGCAGTCCTGGAAGCACGAATCGATATTCGCCGAATTCATCAGCGAGGAAGATGTCATCGGCAGCCCTCAAAGCTCGATGAGACCGCAGCCGGCCGTCCCAACGAACGAACGATATATGATCCTCTCGAACACAACCCAAGCCTTACAACAATTACAGCGAATGTTAGCTGGTCACGAGGCCGAATCGTACTGGATAGGACAGCTACTACAGTACCTGCAACGGCTACAGTCATCACAGCCTGCGTCATCGCCCGATGAGCAGTTCAGTCACCTCTATCTGCTGCGGAAATGGCTGTTCTGGGTGCCAGTGCTGTTGCTACAGCGTCAGGGAGGTCAAGGACCTGCAATGCTTACACTTGCGCATTTCTATGCAACAGCACTGGCGCTGGAACCTTTGTATCCCGACCTTGGATCAGCATTCTGCGCGCGGATAGCGCTGGTACCACTGGAGACGATCATCAGCGTCACCGAGGCTATGCAGTCTCAGCGCGCAATGGACCAGCAGTCAATGGAGATTGCTTCCTCCATGCAGTTCCCGCAACAAACAGCCTTAGGTTTCAGAAACAGAATGATGATGGAGACGCAGCACGGAAGAATGAAGCAGGGGCAGGCGATGATGGGCGTCAGTCACGATACGTTCAGCTACACCAGCATCGGGAACCTCAGCCCAGCGTTTGCACCCTCGCCTCTCCACAGTACGGCAGCCCAACAGACCCAGCCACCGACTTCACATGCTTCTTACCTGGAGGTGCCAGCCACACAAGCGGGCTTCAGCTACGGCACGCAGAGCTGGGGAGCTATGCCATCGCCTGGTTTCCCGCCTCAAGCGTACGCCGCGCAGGATGAGCAGTTGTATGGCTACTCCTTGGGCGGCTTTCGCGGCGACGGGTTCGTTACTCCAGCGCCTATATGGACGTGATCTGgatctaggctaagtaataTCCCAGGACGCCATCAAACGACCCAGGGGCAGGACCCTCCAACACCCACTACCAGCAACAATATTGACAGCATTCGATAATCGCAACTGGGAAACGCGTTATCACACCAAACCGACAAGCTGCAGCACTGCAATGATTCGAAATTCAACTGGAACATATTATGGCCACACGCCTTTTTGCTACTTTGAGGTGACGGCCTTGATGGAGCGTATAGCGGACGAGGAAAACGAATCTCCTAATTCTGTGAGCGACTGCAGCCATTCGATATCCCCTGAGGCGCGGCGCATTGAAATGGTATTTGGCATAAGAAGCAAGACGCATTGCTTTCTCGGTGGTTTAGATTGATAAGAGCCTTGATTGCAACCTTGAATACTGGTGGCATTTTTTGAACAGACAGCGACTGCGCTACACCCACACTTCGCTTTCAATGTGAAGACTGGTCTGGTGGCTTGCATTGAACAGTGTACGATAGAAAGCTAAGACAGACGCATGGCATGCAGCCAGAGGACAGAGTTCCAATAGTGGAGAGATCTATGTCTATTGATATCCGATTCGAAACGCTCCAAGACGCGTCACCTGAGGCATCTAGGCACCTGCCAAAAGCAGCATCGCACTGTGCACGTGCACAGCACGAGTCTTTAGCACCATGCCTCACAAGCGAAGCCACAACTCTATCAAAGGTATGGATGGCATTCTTGAACTTCTTCCATCCGCTGATATCATCCGTCCTTCAGAAGGCCAGGTACTGCTTCATGCAGTGCAGCCTAAAACTGGCGGTCTCACTCTGCAACCTATCACGGCTCGTGGGCTCCAATAACCTGACCAACCTTGCTTTCTCAAGGAGCGTCTGATTCAGGAGGTAGCTCCAATCTTGGAACCGACGGCGTCTCGTATTCCAGCTGTCAAGCCCCAAGCTCCAGGCCTCCGGCTCACTCCCTTCCATCCATGACCCTTCATCGAAGCTTCGGTTGTCGGCGAGACAGACGTTTCTCGTATCGCTATCATTAACAACATGCCCGCTCAACCCAGCCTCTCACAACTCTGTCGCTTCTCGTCCCCTCCATTCGTCCACGACATCTTTCAGCTTGGTCAACATATCCCCCTTTCTCGTCTCGCTGCACCAGCTGCCTCGTATACTATTCTCGCAGATCTGGAACCATTCGGAGAGGCTGAGGGTGAAAGCGTCCTGGACGGCGCAGTAGTTGTCAAGGATGTAGTGGTTGCCAAAGTATGCTGGGTCGTCACTGTTGATGCTCAAGTGGACGCCGGCGTCTAGGAACTTTCGTATCGGCAGCTCCGAGACGGTGGAGACGCATCGGACGAGAACATTGCTGAGAGGGCAGACTGTGAGCATCGTGCCTTGTTCCGCTACGCTCTTCAAGAGGCTAGGGTCTTTTGCCAATCGGATCCCATGGTCGATGCGTTCCACGTCGAGACTGTCAAGCGCGGTTGCGATGAACTTCGATGGTCCTTCCTCACCAGCGTGCGCTGTGCGCTTCAGCCCGAGCGACTTGGCCTGCGATTTGTTAGTATACAGAGGGGACTTCGTTGGAAGCCCATAACCCAATAAGTGGCAGCATCAGCAGATTAGGACACGGCACAAGGACCCTCGACAAAGGAGCTGAACGCCGTGTTGGCAATTGAGGATAGCGACATCGCTTCTGCTTGACAGGCCATTGCGCCTTTTGTGTTGTAGCGGTTATGACAACATCAAAATCTTGCGTAGGCGCCCACCTCTTTTGTCGAGAGTCCTTGGAAGAGCCGTCACTGAGTCATCCTCGTGACATGGCAGGCACTTACATTCTGATACAGAGCAGTAAACAGCTCAGGAGGAAAGTCTTTCTCGCTGGAATCAAGACCTACACCGATCACCTGACCTCGCCTGAAGCTAGCCTGGACTTCCTCGAGCCCGAACGTCAACTCGCAATCGGGCGCTGGCAGATGGCGGAGGAAGCAGCAGATGAGCTCGCTGGTGATACCGAGCTGTTCTAGAGCACGCGCTTGAGCAACGCTGAACCCAGCCAAGACCGTCTCGTACGATATACCCCTGGAAAGATGCGCCTGAGGATCGAAGAACACTTCTGCGTGAACGACACCGTCAGCAGCGGCATGTTCAAAGTAGTCCCAGGCAAGAGCTGCGAAGTCCGAGGCATCGACAAGGACACTCATGCCCATGTAATAGTAGTGTCTGAGAAGAGAGCCGTCAGCGTGGGGGGGGGAACAGGCTGGCGTGATAGGACATACAAGAAGTCGTCCAGTCAAGTGAAGCGACTGTACCTGTCGACGAGGGCCGCAGGCGAGGCGAAAGCTACATCATTGGACGGGAGTGTCACGCCGTTCTTTGATGCAACCACGTGGCAACCTCTCGGTTGAGTGGCTTTTGCTGGGTACGTACAGCAAGTTCCAGCCACAAGCTTCGCCGCACCCCAGCAATCGCC from Fulvia fulva chromosome 2, complete sequence harbors:
- a CDS encoding Zn(2)-C6 fungal-type transcription factor afumD; this encodes MAGQGTGPSRRSHTKSRKGCKTCKRRHIRCDETFPQCRNCTKHQVRCDYMETINTDAESQSSPEQSSLVFTPGTESRIDLWQQTGSFPYPSLQVFPPPQTHEYSKTELRLIHHLSTISNDLLLKSTSNLTIWTQKIPKFLSIASSYPYVMHALLSFSANHLAWSQSSNETRNLHIHHGTIALRGLHEAIGNFSHANVDAVLAASLLLLWQATDWRSWSSLRAGIQSVLSAMQSWKHESIFAEFISEEDVIGSPQSSMRPQPAVPTNERYMILSNTTQALQQLQRMLAGHEAESYWIGQLLQYLQRLQSSQPASSPDEQFSHLYLLRKWLFWVPVLLLQRQGGQGPAMLTLAHFYATALALEPLYPDLGSAFCARIALVPLETIISVTEAMQSQRAMDQQSMEIASSMQFPQQTALGFRNRMMMETQHGRMKQGQAMMGVSHDTFSYTSIGNLSPAFAPSPLHSTAAQQTQPPTSHASYLEVPATQAGFSYGTQSWGAMPSPGFPPQAYAAQDEQLYGYSLGGFRGDGTPSNDPGAGPSNTHYQQQY
- a CDS encoding Adenine deaminase, with the translated sequence MGMSVLVDASDFAALAWDYFEHAAADGVVHAEVFFDPQAHLSRGISYETVLAGFSVAQARALEQLGITSELICCFLRHLPAPDCELTFGLEEVQASFRRGQVIGVGLDSSEKDFPPELFTALYQNAKSLGLKRTAHAGEEGPSKFIATALDSLDVERIDHGIRLAKDPSLLKSVAEQGTMLTVCPLSNVLVRCVSTVSELPIRKFLDAGVHLSINSDDPAYFGNHYILDNYCAVQDAFTLSLSEWFQICENSIRGSWCSETRKGDMLTKLKDVVDEWRGREATEL